The Flavobacterium sp. 1 genome contains the following window.
GTTTAATTTTTCTGGAAGGTTTCAAACCTACAAATTTCAAGGCTTCGAGATTTCCTGTAATAAACCAAGCATTGGTACCTGGGTAATTTTTCTTCAAGGTATCTCCAATATTTTTATAGAATTCTTCCATGTGGATATCCAAACGCTCATCATAAGGCGGGTTGAAAACGATATGTAATTTCCCTTCCGATGTTTTCTCAGTATCGAAGAAATTCTTTTCTTCAATCTTAATATATTCATCCAGATTGGCATTCTTCACGTTATCTTTGGCTTTTTGAACCGCAGATGGCGCTTTATCATATCCTTTTATCGTGTAATGAAATTCACGAACACGCTTCAATAAACTATCCTGAATATTATCAAACAAATCATTATCCCAATCATTCCATTTTTCAAAAGCAAACTCTTTACGGTTAATATTCGCAGGAATATTACAGGCGATCATAGCCGCTTCTGCCAAGAAAGTTCCTGAACCGCACATTGGATCCAAGAAATCTGTTTGACCATCCCAACCTGAAAGCAACAAAATTCCCGCTGCCAAAACCTCATTTATAGGAGCAATATTCGTTGCCGTTCTGTATCCACGTTGGTGTAAAGAATTCCCCGAAGTATCTAATGCTACCGAAACTTGATCTTTGTCAATGTGAATATTAATTCTCAAATCCGGAAAAACTTTATCAATACTTGGGCGTTGTCCCGTTCTTTCACGAAATTGATCCACAATAGCATCTTTACATTTTTGAGATACAAACTCAGAGTGGTTAAAGTATTCCGAATGCACCGTTGCATCAATCACAAAAGTCTGATTGGCATTGATATATTTCGACCAATTTGTTCCGCGAATTCCTTTATATAAAGATTGTTCGTCTCTTGCTTTAAAAAAATAAATCGGCTTTAAAATTTTCAAAGCTGTACGCAAAGCCAAATTCGCTTTGTACATAAATCCTTTATCTCCCTTAAAACTCACCATTCTCACCCCCTGCTCCACATCCTGAGCTCCCAGCATTGTTAACTCTTTCGCCAATATTTCTTCAAAACCAAAAAAGGTTTTAGCAATCATCTTAAAATTCTCCATCTTCTATATAAATTCCATCATTTAAATTCCAAATTCCAAACGGTTTGAAATAGTATATTTTCTGCAAAAATACACTAAATTTGCGGGACTTAAATTAATTGAAAAAGAATAAATGTCCGATTCCACAAATAACAAAACACAAATTAACGATTCCAATCCCGAAAATTGGTTCGCTTCTTGGTTTGACAGTCCATATTATCATATCCTTTACAAAGAAAGAAATTATAGAGAAGCCCAATTGTTTATGGATAATCTAACCCATTACCTCAATCTTCCAGAAAAGGCCAAAGTGCTGGATTTGGCTTGTGGAAAGGGACGCCATTCTATTTATTTAAATCAATTAGGCTTTGATGTTATTGGTGCCGATTTATCAGAAAACAGCATAAAAGAAGCTCAAAGAAACAGCAACAAAACTTTGCATTTTCAGGTACATGACATGCGCGAAGTATTTGAAGACAAGTTTGATGCTATTTTCAATTTGTTTACGAGCTTTGGTTATTTCGAAAACGATGAGGATAACCTAACGACTTTAAAAGCCATTAAAGAAAGCTTAACTGAATATGGTTTTGCTGTAATAGATTTCATGAACGTAACCAATGTTCTCAATACTTTGGTCCCGGAAGAAGTAAAAACCGTAGATGCAATTGACTTTCACATAAAACGTTATTTAAAAGACGGACATATTTATAAAGAAATTGATTTTGATGACCAAGGCCAGCATTATCATTTCACCGAAAAAGTAAAAGCACTTACACTTAAGGATTTCGAACAAATGATGGAAGAATCCGGCATCTTTCTATTAGATATTTTTGGAGATTATAAATTAAAAAAATTCCACAAAACCGAAAGCGAAAGATTAATTATGATTTTTAAGTAAGTTTTTGGGTCGTTTAAAAAAAGTTTAAAATTGTTTAAGCGTTTAATACAGTTTTATTTTGGATAACCAATTGTTCAAATCAAGAATAGCTTTTTAAACATATTTAAATTTTTAAACAATTTTAAACCTTTAAACTTTTTCAAACAGTTAAACGATTAAACAAAAAACATGAATTACCTTTTACCCTTACTTTCTGTACTTCTTGGTTATTTCATAGCTTTATTTTTAAAGCCTAAAAGCAAAACCAATCTAAAACTATTGCTTGCTTTTAGCGGTTCATTCCTGCTATCCCTTACTGTGATGCATTTATTACCGGAAGTGTACGAAAGCCACAATCATAATATTGGAGTTTTTATAATGTTGGGTATTTTGTTCCAAATAATATTAGAATTTTTTTCCAAAGGAGCAGAACATGGTCATGTGCATGGTCACGATAAAATGTACCAAATCCCGTGGTTGCTATTCATCAGCCTTTGTATTCATGCCTTCTTAGAAGGATTTCCAGTAAGCCATCATCACGATTTAGCCATAGGAATAGCCATTCATCACTTTCCTATTGCTATTATTTTGACAACCTTTTTCATCAATGCAGCTCTCAACAGAAATGCAATCTTTTTCTTCATGATTACTTTTGCTGTCATGACACCGCTAGGCACTGTTGTCTCAGATTTCATACCTCAATTGAATGATTATTATACTGAGATAACAGCTGTAGTTATTGGTATTTTATTCCATATTTCATCTACCATCATTTTTGAAAGCAGTGAAGGACACAAATTCAATATCGCCAAAGTATCTATGATTGTAATCGGGATTGTTTTAGCTTGTTTTTTATAGTTATTTTACTGAATTACAAATAAATAGTTATTAATTTAGCTATCATTATTTGGGCGTGTCCCTCCGTAAAAACTACGGGTCGGGCTTTCCGTTCCCGCTTTTTTTCTTTTTCTTGCCTCGGGTTTAAACCCGAGGCAAGAAAAAGAAAAAGAGCTCCACTACAATCCCTCACGCAGAATAGTGCTTAAAAACAACTTTATATAACATCAAAAAATGGGATTTAAACATTTATTTAAAGCGAAATTGAATTGGAATTCTATCCCAAAAGAAGATATTTCTTCTTCAAAACAATACCATAAAACTCATCAAATTGCTATTGAAGGAAAAGAAATTTTAAATGTTTCGGCTGCCAAAGCATTCAAAGGTGATCCTAGTTTATACAATCCAGAAGATTTATTGTTGAGCAGTGTGGCTTCCTGCCACATGATGTCCTATTTGTATGTTTGTTCCCTAAAAGGAATTGATGTAATCTCCTATCAGGATGATGCAGAAGCGACTCTAGAAGTTTTGGAAAATGGCTCTGGACGTTTTATCGAAATACGATTATATCCAAAAATTGTAATCAAGCAACAAGAAAAAATAGCAGAAGCCTTAAGTCTGCACGCCAAAGCAAACGAACTTTGTTTTATCGCTAATTCCTGTAATTTCAAAATCGTTCATTTTCCTAGTTGCGAAAGTCACTAAAAACCACTAAATAAATTTTAAAAAAAAGCCTTACTATCTTTTCATAGCAAGGCTATTCTGCAAAATATATTTTATCTAAAACTTCTCTGGTTTTCCAGCCAGTTTTCCGTATGAAATTCACCCTGATTCATTAAAAACTCGTTAAGATATTCATTGAATTCTTTAGGCTGTTCCAGATTAGAAACGTGACCTGCATTATCAATAACTTTAAGAATTGAACCTTCTATATGGCTTTTCATATATTCAGATTGTGTCAATGGCGTTACAGCATCTTCTCTGCCGCAAATAATCAATGTTGGGATTTTTATTTTACTCAAAGTAGAACAAGTCTCTGTACGTACAGCTAACGCTAATAATCCTTGAGAAATAACATGTTTAGAATTAGCAAAGACGATGTCTTGTAAATTTTCTACCAATTCCTTTTTGTTCACAAAAGAATCTTCATGAAAAACTTTTTTTATAAATC
Protein-coding sequences here:
- a CDS encoding class I SAM-dependent RNA methyltransferase, which codes for MENFKMIAKTFFGFEEILAKELTMLGAQDVEQGVRMVSFKGDKGFMYKANLALRTALKILKPIYFFKARDEQSLYKGIRGTNWSKYINANQTFVIDATVHSEYFNHSEFVSQKCKDAIVDQFRERTGQRPSIDKVFPDLRINIHIDKDQVSVALDTSGNSLHQRGYRTATNIAPINEVLAAGILLLSGWDGQTDFLDPMCGSGTFLAEAAMIACNIPANINRKEFAFEKWNDWDNDLFDNIQDSLLKRVREFHYTIKGYDKAPSAVQKAKDNVKNANLDEYIKIEEKNFFDTEKTSEGKLHIVFNPPYDERLDIHMEEFYKNIGDTLKKNYPGTNAWFITGNLEALKFVGLKPSRKIKLFNASIEARLVKYEMYEGSKRTKFQTVPDGE
- a CDS encoding bifunctional 2-polyprenyl-6-hydroxyphenol methylase/3-demethylubiquinol 3-O-methyltransferase UbiG, with product MSDSTNNKTQINDSNPENWFASWFDSPYYHILYKERNYREAQLFMDNLTHYLNLPEKAKVLDLACGKGRHSIYLNQLGFDVIGADLSENSIKEAQRNSNKTLHFQVHDMREVFEDKFDAIFNLFTSFGYFENDEDNLTTLKAIKESLTEYGFAVIDFMNVTNVLNTLVPEEVKTVDAIDFHIKRYLKDGHIYKEIDFDDQGQHYHFTEKVKALTLKDFEQMMEESGIFLLDIFGDYKLKKFHKTESERLIMIFK
- a CDS encoding ZIP family metal transporter, coding for MNYLLPLLSVLLGYFIALFLKPKSKTNLKLLLAFSGSFLLSLTVMHLLPEVYESHNHNIGVFIMLGILFQIILEFFSKGAEHGHVHGHDKMYQIPWLLFISLCIHAFLEGFPVSHHHDLAIGIAIHHFPIAIILTTFFINAALNRNAIFFFMITFAVMTPLGTVVSDFIPQLNDYYTEITAVVIGILFHISSTIIFESSEGHKFNIAKVSMIVIGIVLACFL
- a CDS encoding OsmC family protein yields the protein MGFKHLFKAKLNWNSIPKEDISSSKQYHKTHQIAIEGKEILNVSAAKAFKGDPSLYNPEDLLLSSVASCHMMSYLYVCSLKGIDVISYQDDAEATLEVLENGSGRFIEIRLYPKIVIKQQEKIAEALSLHAKANELCFIANSCNFKIVHFPSCESH